One genomic region from candidate division KSB1 bacterium encodes:
- the rsmG gene encoding 16S rRNA (guanine(527)-N(7))-methyltransferase RsmG: protein MHEQLARLLKRFAQIRQTGRAPFWDLTSAQKKQLARYLRLLLEWNQRINLISPNDEDRIAERHILESLAVLSVWDFPKESTVLDLGSGAGFPGIPLKIIRPDLAMTLLESRQKKVLFLNTAVRELKMENCSVVNARAEEPSGEKYSIVIARAVADLKTLWEWSRPLLIWDGVLLAMKGGELNDELQALKKFDSRVEHRILYYPEGWEVEASRCLVVVANSQN from the coding sequence GTGCACGAGCAGCTTGCCCGGTTGTTAAAGCGTTTTGCCCAAATTCGTCAAACCGGTCGCGCGCCTTTTTGGGATTTGACTTCAGCGCAAAAAAAGCAGCTTGCCCGATACCTCCGCCTGCTTTTGGAATGGAACCAGCGCATCAATTTGATTTCACCCAATGACGAAGACCGCATTGCCGAGCGGCATATTTTGGAAAGCTTGGCGGTTCTTTCGGTTTGGGATTTTCCGAAAGAAAGCACCGTGCTCGACCTCGGCAGCGGCGCGGGCTTCCCCGGCATCCCGCTCAAAATTATCCGTCCGGATTTGGCGATGACGCTGCTGGAGTCGCGCCAGAAAAAGGTGCTTTTTTTGAATACTGCTGTTCGAGAATTGAAGATGGAGAATTGCAGCGTCGTGAACGCCCGCGCCGAGGAACCCTCCGGAGAAAAATATTCGATTGTGATTGCCCGCGCCGTGGCGGATTTAAAAACACTGTGGGAATGGAGCAGGCCCCTGCTCATCTGGGATGGGGTGTTATTGGCGATGAAGGGCGGCGAGTTGAATGATGAATTGCAGGCGTTGAAGAAGTTTGATTCGCGGGTTGAGCATCGAATTTTATATTACCCGGAAGGGTGGGAGGTTGAGGCGTCACGGTGTTTGGTTGTTGTAGCCAACTCACAAAACTGA